The Klebsiella aerogenes KCTC 2190 region TTCAGCGGATGTTTCGTCGCTTTATAGACACCTGCTTCTTCGGCGACTTTCGCCATCGCGGCAGGGAGTAAAAGATCAAAAGGGTTGTCAGCTTTCACACTAACTCTCTCTTTATATAAGTTGGCGGTGTGATACTAACAAAGCATTATAGAAGGGAATTTGATGTAGATCATATCCTACCGGAGTCATAGGCCCATTTTGCGTGTGGAATTAGCCTGTTATTGGTTTATCTTTTTGATTTTTAATAAAAAACTAAATTTTAATATTTATAAATAATGTTGAAAATTTCCATGGGTGACCATTGATTACGGTTAATTAGAATGGAGTATTTTTATTAAAATTAACAATCTAAATATCACCAAATATTGTTTTTACTTAAAGTTAACTCATGGGCTACAAAATGGCATGGTTTTGGCACAAATCATAAGAAAACGGAGCCGCTGTCGGCTCCGTACGTTATTTTTTACCTATAAAGGGTTATTTGGCCCAGAAGGCCGCTTTTGCACGTTGTAGCTTTTCGTAGGCCTTCAGTAAAGATTGATGCGCCGGGAAAGCGTGCAGATCGCTATCGACCGCCTGCAGGCCATAGAACGGCGCTTCGCCGCTCAGAGCGGCGCTCGCGGCTTCTACTGCATCCGCGCCATACATACGGATGAAGGCATTCAGATACTGTAGCGGCTGGCGTTCTTCTTCCTGGCTAAGCAGCAGCAACGTTTGCAGGCAACGATAATAGTTGGCGCGCTCAGGGCTGAAGATGGAGGCATTGAATTCCATGGTCCACTCCGTCCAAATCAACGCCTGATCCAGGTCGCCGCCGGCCAACGCCAGCATCGCTTTTAGCTCGCCGATGCGCAGGGTATACCAGCCGTTGTCTTTGCCGGTTGCCAGTCCTAACAGCTCGCGTACGCGCGTGAAGTCATCAAGACCTTCGTCGTCCATTTGCTCAATAAGCGCCAGATAATCTTCTTTTTCCCACTCGCTACCCGGCAGGGAGAGAATAGTGTCGCGCAGATGCGCGCCCATGCTGTTGTTTGCAAGCCACAGGTCTTCCGCCGGATAAATATCGGACATCCCTGGAACGATGATTCGGCAGGCATAGACGCTCAGATGTTCGTAGTCGGCGATATAGACTTCTTTATCTTCTGCTTTGAAGATAGCCATCAGGGTGGCGAACTCTTCTTCAGTCGTGCCGGAGAAATTCCAGTCTACAAACGGATAGTCGGCATCCTGTTTGAACATATCCCAGGAGATCAGGCCGCTGGAATCAATGAAGTGAGTTTCCAGGTTGGCGTGCTCGGCGACTTCTTCGTCATCAAAGGTCGGCGGGGTAAAGACGTCGAGGTCTTTCAGGCTGCGGCCCTGTAGCAGTTCGGTGACGGTACGCTCCAGCGCCACGCCGAAATCCGGATGGGCGCCGAAAGAGGCGAAGCAGGTGCCGTTAGCCGGGTTAAACAGAACCACGCAAATAACCGGGTATTTGCCGCCCAATGAGCCATCGTAAGCGAAGATCGGGAAACCTTCAGCTTCAAGTTTAGCGATAGATTCAACGACGCCCGGATAGCGCGCCATTACCTCAGCCGGGATCTCCGGCAGGCTGATACTCTCTGCTATGATACGGTTTTTAATGTGACGCTCAAAGACTTCAGACAAGCCCTGTACGCGCGCTTCATTCGGGGTATTGCCCGCTGACATGCCGTTGGAGACATACAGGTTGCCGACGATATTCATCGGAATATAAACAGTTTCGCCGTCGGATTGACGGGTAAACGGCAGGCCGCAAACGCCGCGCTCGTCATTACCGGATTGCAAATCCACGAGCATGCTGGCGGTCAGCTGATCGTCCGGATCGTAAAAGGCGCGCAGGCGGGCATCCAGCAGGCCTTCCGGTACTTCATCATCTTCGGTCAACGGGAACCACTTTTCGTTCGGATAATGAACAAATGGACCGTTGGCGATGGTTTCGCCTAACCAGAAGTCCGCGAAGAAGTAGTTGGTGGACAGACGTTCGAAATATTCGCCCAGCGCGGAAGCCAGCGCCGCCTTTTTCGTCGCGCCTTTACCATTGGTAAAGCACAGCGCGCACTCTTTATCGCGAATGTGAACGGACCACACGTGTGGTACCGGGTTCAGCCACGAGGCCTCTTCGATATCAAATCCGAGGTCGAGCAGTTTCTGCTGGAAGCGAGCGATGGAATCTTCCAGGGCGGCATCTTTGCCGGGGATAAATGTCTGGGTCATAGCAATTCGTTTATTGTTGGCAGGATGGGCAATGATACGGGTTTTGTAGGTAAGTGGCTATGTCGTTCGCCGCGCTAACGGATAAAAAGAGAAGAGCGGTAAATGGCATGCGGAGAAACTCCACATGCCATCACGAGTTACAGTACTGGTGTACAAATACTAACGATCATGGCCGCGCCGGCAAGGCTGGTGCCAACGATGCCTGCCGCCATCACTGCGAAGCCTGCCCCCAGCGTAAAGGGCCCGGTAATCGCGCCGATGACAATTGTCGGGATACTGACCAGCAAACCAATTGCTGCCGGAATGGATAACAGGCCAAAGCCGCCGCTCACATCAGACATTTCGTTATAGGTTAATTCACGCATAACTATTCCTTTAAAAGTGATTAATACCAGTCTTCATCGGCTGGCTTAAAAATTTTAATGATCTGGAAATGCAGCGGTAAATGGCGATGCTCTCGCGGAAACATAATTCATGAAGAATTAAGATAATATTCAAGTATTAAATGAGTTGACGGATTGCGCTATGGCAAGATCGTTACCTGTGAATGTAGTGGATAACTATTTATGTCGTGGGTCAAAATCCGGAATGGGTGACGGAACGCAGGCTAAAAAGCGATTTTCTTGCAGCAATTATGTCGGTTTAATGACGTCAAGCTGGTTGATTCTTTTGTGTGACGATGGCCTCATTTATGGGCCGCTTAGTTTTACTCGTTGCGGTGTGTGTCACTGAATGATAAAACCGATAGCCACAGGAATAACTTATGCCCGCGACGGTTCGCGTGCAGACAATATAGCAACGTGGTGAGGGGAAATGGCTCAGGTCTATAACTTTAGTTCGGGCCCGGCAATGCTGCCGGCAGAAGTTCTCAAACTGGCGCAACAGGAACTGTGCGACTGGCACGGTCTGGGGACGTCGGTAATGGAAATCAGCCACCGTGGTAAAGAGTTTATCCAGGTGGCTGAAACGGCAGAACAGGATTTCCGCGATCTGCTTAATATCCCTTCCAACTATAAAGTGTTGTTCTGTCATGGCGGCGGTCGCGGCCAGTTTGCCGGGATCCCGTTAAATCTGCTGGGTGACAAAACAACAGCAGATTATGTGGATGCTGGCTACTGGGCGGCGAGCGCAGTGAAAGAAGCGCAAAAATACTGCACGCCAAACGTTATTGATGCGAAAACCACCGTTGACGGCCTGCGAGCCGTTAAACCGATGAGCGAATGGCAGTTGACGCCGGGCGCGGCTTACCTGCACTACTGCCCCAATGAAACCATCGACGGTATCGCTATCCACGAAACGCCAAACTTTGGCGATGATGTGGTCGTCACCGCGGATTACTCCTCCAGTATTCTATCGCATGAGCTTGACGTCAGCCGCTATGGCGTGATTTACGCTGGCGCGCAGAAGAATATCGGCCCGGCAGGGTTAACGCTGGTTATCGTGCGTGAAGATCTGCTGGGTAAAGCCAGCGTCGCCTGCCCATCGATCCTTGATTACACCGTGCTGAACGCCAATGATTCAATGTTCAACACGCCGCCGACCTTCGCCTGGTATCTGGCGGGGCTGGTATTTAAATGGCTGAAAGAGCAGGGCGGCGTCGCTGCGATGGATAAAATCAACCAGCAGAAGGCTGAATTGCTGTATGGCGTGATTGATAATAGCGATTTCTATCGTAACGATGTTGCCGCGGCCAACCGCTCGCGGATGAATGTGCCGTTCCAACTGGCGGATAGCGCGCTGGACAAACTGTTCCTTGAAGAATCTTTTGCGGCTGGTCTGCATGCGCTGAAGGGCCACCGCGTGGTGGGCGGTATGCGTGCTTCTATATACAATGCGATGCCGCTGGCCGGCGTCAAGGCGCTTACCGACTTCATGCAGGACTTTGAACGTCGTCGCGGCTAATTGCTGAGCGCTTATTTTCATCCCCGCGGCCGGTCTGCGGGGTTTTTATTCTGTTTTTTTGAGAGTCGAGTTTCATGGAATCCCTGACGTTACAACCCATTGCGCGCGTTGATGGCACCGTAAACCTACCCGGGTCAAAAAGTGTTTCTAACCGCGCTTTGCTGCTGGCGGCATTAGCCCACGGCACCACCGTGCTGACCAATTTGCTGGACAGCGATGATGTTCGCCACATGCTTAATGCGCTTAACGCCCTGGGAGTTCACTATACCCTGTCCGCCGATCGTACTCGCTGTGAAGTCACCGGCAACGGCGGTCCGCTTCAGGCCAGCGGCGCGCTGGAGTTGTTTCTCGGTAATGCTGGTACGGCGATGCGCCCACTGGCGGCGGCGTTGTGCCTCGGCGACAACGATATTGTGCTGACCGGCGAACCGCGAATGAAAGAGCGACCGATAGGCCACCTGGTCGATGCGTTACGCCAGGGGAGCGCGCAAATTGAGTATCTGGAGCAGGAAAACTATCCGCCTCTGCGCCTGCGCGGCGGTTTCAACGGCGGCCAGGTGGAAGTCGATGGCAGCGTCTCCAGCCAGTTCCTTACCGCTTTACTGATGACTGCGCCGCTGGCGCCGCAGGACACGACGATCGCGATTAAAGGCGACCTGGTGTCCAAACCTTACATCGACATCACGCTGCACCTGATGAAAACCTTTGGCGTTGACGTTGAAAACCACAACTACCAGCGCTTTGTCGTACGCGGCAAGCAACAGTATCAGTCGCCGGGCGACTATCTGGTGGAAGGTGATGCCTCTTCAGCCTCGTATTTCCTTGCTGCCGGCGCGATTAAAGGCGGTACGGTAAAAGTGACCGGGATTGGCCGCAATAGCGTTCAGGGCGACATTCGCTTTGCCGATGTGCTGGAAAAAATGGGCGCGACAATTACCTGGGGCGACGATTTCATCGCCTGTACCCGCGGTGAGCTGAATGCTGTCGATATGGATATGAACCATATCCCGGATGCTGCAATGACCATCGCCACTGCGGCGCTATTCGCGAAAGGCACCACGGTTCTACGCAATATTTACAACTGGCGGGTGAAAGAGACCGACCGCCTGTTCGCGATGGCCACTGAACTGCGTAAAGTGGGCGCCGAAGTAGAAGAGGGCGAAGATTATATTCGTATTACGCCGCCTGAGACGCTGAAATTTGCTGAAATCGGTACTTACAACGATCACCGCATGGCGATGTGCTTCTCGCTGGTGGCCTTATCGGCGACACCGGTCACTATCCTTGATCCGAAATGCACGGCGAAAACGTTCCCGGATTATTTCGAGCAGTTGGCGCGAATTAGTACCCTCGCGTAAAGTCTGTTCTGTCCTTTAAGGTAAAGCTTTGTCATCTTGCGGGCTGGTATTCTGCCAGCCCGCTATAATTGCGCAATTCTTCTACATTTAATTTCTTCTATTCCGTAATTTGCAAGCAATGCTCACTTTCTGGCGCATTGATGCGTATAATGCGCGGCGTTTATATTCATGCGCCTTGCTGAAGGAGAAAAAGATGACGGCAAATGTTCCGGTAATCACCATTGATGGACCTGGCGGTGCGGGTAAGGGCACGTTGTGCAAGGCAATGGCGGAAGCGCTTGGCTGGCATCTGCTGGATTCCGGGGCCATTTACCGCGTTCTTGCGCTGGCAGCCTTACATCATCACGTAGACGTCGAGTCAGAAGAGGCGCTGGTTCCGCTGGCAGCTCATCTCGATGTGCGTTTTATTTCTACTGACGGCAACCTGGAAGTGGTGCTGGAAGGCGAGGATGTCAGCGCAGAGATCCGTACCCAGGAAGTGGCCAATACCGCCTCTAAGGTCGCGGCTTTCCCACGTGTACGTGAAGCGCTGCTGCGCCGTCAACGCGCCTTCCGCGAACTGCCTGGCCTGATTGCCGACGGCCGCGATATGGGCACCGTCGTGTTCCCGGATGCGCCGGTTAAAATTTTCCTCGATGCGTCGGCGGAAGAACGTGCCCAGCGCCGCCTGCTACAGTTGCAGGAGAAGGGTTTTAGTGTTAACTTTGAACGTCTTTTGTCCGAGATAAAAGAGCGTGACGATCGCGATCGTAATCGTGCTGTGGCGCCGCTTGTCCCGGCCGCTGATGCATTAGTTCTCGATTCCACTGAACTAAGCATTGAGCAAGTAATTGAAAAAGCGCTACAATATGCGCGCGAAAAACTGGCTATCGCTTAACCGTTAACCGGCAAAGCGTTGCGAGCCTCCGAATTATAGCAGTACCCCCGCAGCAACGGAGTGTTAGCGGGTATGTTAAACAACCCCATCCGGCACGGAGCCAGGTGGACGTTAAATATGAAACCTGAAGATTAAACATGACTGAATCTTTTGCTCAACTATTTGAAGAATCCTTAAAAGAAATCGAAACCCGCCCGGGTTCCATCGTTCGTGGTGTTGTTGTTGCTATCGACAAAGATATCGTACTGGTTGACGCTGGTCTGAAATCTGAGTCCGCCATCCCGGCTGAGCAGTTCAAAAACGCCCAGGGCGAGCTGGAAATCCAGGTTGGTGACGAAGTTGACGTTGCTCTGGATGCAGTAGAAGACGGCTTCGGTGAAACCCTGCTGTCCCGTGAGAAAGCTAAACGTCACGAAGCTTGGATCACGCTGGAAAAAGCTTACGAAGACGCTGAAACTGTAGTCGGTGTTATCAACGGCAAAGTTAAAGGTGGCTTCACTGTTGAGCTGAATGGTATTCGTGCGTTCCTGCCGGGCTCCCTGGTAGACGTTCGTCCGGTGCGCGACACGCTGCACCTGGAAGGCAAAGAGCTTGAATTCAAAGTCATCAAGCTGGACCAGAAACGTAACAACGTCGTTGTTTCTCGTCGTGCCGTTATCGAATCCGAAAACAGCGCAGAGCGCGATCAGCTGCTGGAAAACCTGCAGGAAGGCATGGAAGT contains the following coding sequences:
- the cmk gene encoding (d)CMP kinase, which encodes MTANVPVITIDGPGGAGKGTLCKAMAEALGWHLLDSGAIYRVLALAALHHHVDVESEEALVPLAAHLDVRFISTDGNLEVVLEGEDVSAEIRTQEVANTASKVAAFPRVREALLRRQRAFRELPGLIADGRDMGTVVFPDAPVKIFLDASAEERAQRRLLQLQEKGFSVNFERLLSEIKERDDRDRNRAVAPLVPAADALVLDSTELSIEQVIEKALQYAREKLAIA
- the ycaO gene encoding 30S ribosomal protein S12 methylthiotransferase accessory factor YcaO; this encodes MTQTFIPGKDAALEDSIARFQQKLLDLGFDIEEASWLNPVPHVWSVHIRDKECALCFTNGKGATKKAALASALGEYFERLSTNYFFADFWLGETIANGPFVHYPNEKWFPLTEDDEVPEGLLDARLRAFYDPDDQLTASMLVDLQSGNDERGVCGLPFTRQSDGETVYIPMNIVGNLYVSNGMSAGNTPNEARVQGLSEVFERHIKNRIIAESISLPEIPAEVMARYPGVVESIAKLEAEGFPIFAYDGSLGGKYPVICVVLFNPANGTCFASFGAHPDFGVALERTVTELLQGRSLKDLDVFTPPTFDDEEVAEHANLETHFIDSSGLISWDMFKQDADYPFVDWNFSGTTEEEFATLMAIFKAEDKEVYIADYEHLSVYACRIIVPGMSDIYPAEDLWLANNSMGAHLRDTILSLPGSEWEKEDYLALIEQMDDEGLDDFTRVRELLGLATGKDNGWYTLRIGELKAMLALAGGDLDQALIWTEWTMEFNASIFSPERANYYRCLQTLLLLSQEEERQPLQYLNAFIRMYGADAVEAASAALSGEAPFYGLQAVDSDLHAFPAHQSLLKAYEKLQRAKAAFWAK
- the serC gene encoding 3-phosphoserine/phosphohydroxythreonine transaminase, whose product is MAQVYNFSSGPAMLPAEVLKLAQQELCDWHGLGTSVMEISHRGKEFIQVAETAEQDFRDLLNIPSNYKVLFCHGGGRGQFAGIPLNLLGDKTTADYVDAGYWAASAVKEAQKYCTPNVIDAKTTVDGLRAVKPMSEWQLTPGAAYLHYCPNETIDGIAIHETPNFGDDVVVTADYSSSILSHELDVSRYGVIYAGAQKNIGPAGLTLVIVREDLLGKASVACPSILDYTVLNANDSMFNTPPTFAWYLAGLVFKWLKEQGGVAAMDKINQQKAELLYGVIDNSDFYRNDVAAANRSRMNVPFQLADSALDKLFLEESFAAGLHALKGHRVVGGMRASIYNAMPLAGVKALTDFMQDFERRRG
- the aroA gene encoding 3-phosphoshikimate 1-carboxyvinyltransferase — encoded protein: MESLTLQPIARVDGTVNLPGSKSVSNRALLLAALAHGTTVLTNLLDSDDVRHMLNALNALGVHYTLSADRTRCEVTGNGGPLQASGALELFLGNAGTAMRPLAAALCLGDNDIVLTGEPRMKERPIGHLVDALRQGSAQIEYLEQENYPPLRLRGGFNGGQVEVDGSVSSQFLTALLMTAPLAPQDTTIAIKGDLVSKPYIDITLHLMKTFGVDVENHNYQRFVVRGKQQYQSPGDYLVEGDASSASYFLAAGAIKGGTVKVTGIGRNSVQGDIRFADVLEKMGATITWGDDFIACTRGELNAVDMDMNHIPDAAMTIATAALFAKGTTVLRNIYNWRVKETDRLFAMATELRKVGAEVEEGEDYIRITPPETLKFAEIGTYNDHRMAMCFSLVALSATPVTILDPKCTAKTFPDYFEQLARISTLA